Below is a window of Populus trichocarpa isolate Nisqually-1 chromosome 3, P.trichocarpa_v4.1, whole genome shotgun sequence DNA.
ATATCCCAATCACCCATCTTCTTCCCATTTTTCACACATTAGGTTGCAGCAGACTGCCTATACCCTCTACCGACAAAGATTTTAccaaacacatataaaaaagctgatttaaaaaaataatgcaatttttctaatttttctaaatagaaatttatttaaaattaattttttatatttatttaaattattttaatatactaatatcaataataattttttaaaaaataaaaaaaatatattcttttaatgtatttttaaacaaaaaatattttaaaaaataactcatgtTAGACTCTCAAACACTgtcttaatttaaaatatttactaaTTATCATTTAGATTCACAAACAAAATTTACTCTCGATTGGATCCCTCATCTATTAGGATTTACTCAATTAACcctctctttaaattttttttatattccagaatcataaaaaaaaaaaaaaaaagggggatcAATTTGTTTAAAAGTGACATCGTTTTtgtcataaatattaatataaggGATTCATTGATTAATGTTAGCTAGATTACCAAACAGAGAATCACATTAATATGTAGTTGGGGAACACACCTGGCCTTTGTAGTTGGGGAACACACCTGGCCTTTGTCCTAAGATATAAATCAAGCTACTCGTTTATATCCACCCATTACACGTGAGCATTAGTAATAAAATGTGGCATACGACAAGTTTGGCATTGCATTTTAAACGGGTTagacaacttttttaaaattaatttatttaaaattatttttatatatttttaaataaaaaatactttaaaaacaataattaccacactttttataaaaaataaaaaaatcttgcgCTACTTGATAGATATTCATGCCACCTGAACTTGTTTCAATATCACAATATCCAAACTTTGATATATGTGGTTGATGAAATTTGACAACAGACTGATAATTTGACTAATTATCAAatctcacatttttttttttacgaattAGAACACTTGAAAatatccaccaccaccacctatCGATCAATGCTAAAAGTTTATTATATACGGAATAGTATCGAATTTTATGGTTTTCGTTCAAATTACACTGTTTTTGTACACACTTtctgttgatttttaaaaaaagaatagcacattttttaaaaaaaatactaacaaaCTAACATAGTTAGGCAAATAATTAGCGTAATAACAGAATTTTTACATATCATGATGAAAAACATGATATTCAAGTTTATCGCTATTCAAAAatacaacattttaaaaaattataaaatagattacacatgagaaaagaaaagagatgaaaCAGAAAACATTTAGTGCCATCTTTAGGTGACAAGGGctccaaatgaaaaaataattcagcTCAAACCCGAGCTAAATGAGAGATAATTGGGTCGAAAATCGAGTCTAATAGCTCAACTAAGTTTTTCTCcattattcaatgaaaatgtGAAAGCACTAGAGCATATTTGAAGAGGTTTAATGAGAAAAAACTTAAGATGAAAGATTTACTTCAACCCATTACTATTAAAACCTTGATTGATGAAGTCCATAACTTTACACTATAGGAGCGGCTATATGCTCTCCCAGATCAAACtttccttaaaattttaacaagcaATGAAGAACCATATTTATGTAAAAGAGAGGAGTATGGTCACACAAAGTCATCCTTGATTTTAGAGATAGGAAAAACAAATCTCCTAGAAGcaagcattaaaaaataaccaaaagagTTTGATTCTCaatcatttattgtttttcatgctcCTAACTATACCTTTGAACACCATTTAGATTTACATGTTCACTATTATCAAAGGAAAATAGTTTGTGCAGTATTCCCTTCGTATAAAGTGTGACCCCCAACACACACAACCTCAAAAAGTAttgtcttttatataaaaacagaggcatgatattgataattattatgatctaaaaaattaatagaaaatctAATTGTAAGGGTTAACACTAAAAGTTTGTCAAGAAAAAGACACAAactatacaaaaaagaaaagagatcagTGTGCTTTATGAAACATTACTCGTGATCAATGTGATCTTGGGTAGgattttgaaaaatgatgaCTCTAGTCGAgataaaaaatgcttacaaaAAGCAAGTACTAATTGTATTGTGTCTCTTAAACTCATGTCATAAACCTATCACGTTCACACTTAAAAATAAAGAGGGGTGACTTTTTTCCTATAAGAATACCTTAGTGATCACCATCGTCCTTTCTAATCTAAGAGCACAAATGGTGCTTATAGATAATGGAAGCATGATGAACATATTCTCTAGAAAAAAATGGTAGAATAGATAGGCAATGACCCCTTCAAGTTGGCTCTAATAAAGACTCTTTTAATTGGGATAAGAGGATAGGGTGTGCTTGTTAAGAGTGTCATAGATATACAATCACCATTAGTACTTATCCTAAATATTGCACTCTCTAGTAAACATTTATGGTGATTAAGATGGATTTGGCTTATAATGCAATCCTTGAAAGACCATTTCTCTAAAAAGTACTTCGGCCATAAAGTTATCTACCGATAGAAAGTCagccacaataaaaaaaaataatcaaatagttTCAAAGAAATGCACCTTCACTTGTCTTAAGACTAAGAAAACTTTATTGGTGGGCCAAATTGGATCCTTAAAAGAGAGACCATAATAGCTAAAAGAAATAAGTCTATAACATCAAAAAGGAATATCCACAACTAAGATTGGATCCATTTTAGACCTTGAGcaagagaaaatatttataaagcTTTGACAACTCTCTAGATCTATTTATATTTGGGCTcaacatataaattaaagttttggttaTGGTGGTTTAAGATTTGTTTCATCatcaaatttatgataaatattagaaaataacacCACCGCTATTCATATTAGCTTTTATATATTGAAGAgctattattttcattaacagttgTTTAATACATACacaattaataataacaattgttTAATATAACCACTATTTTAAAACcgcaatttttataaataattaagtcaaaatatattatttacgcagtacttttttttatcatgtgttgtgagtttaaatcttttaaaagaccCAAATTCTCAGtagcccaaaaaataaaaaccctaagtGGATGGTATATATAACTCTTGAACGCCGCTGTGTCGTTCTTTAACCCAGAAAAAAAGGAGCTCTTCTAGGTGTTTCTTTGCATCTGTGCTGCCATGGTAAAACACCCCTAACAAAATCAATCGTCTTCTCCCTCTATCTTCTGTAAGTTTTGATCTACGTAATGGATGTATTAATGCTTACATGGATGCGTGTTTTTGTAACAATGGCAGGGGAAGGGAACAGGGAGTTTTGGTAAGAGGAGGAACAAGACCCACACCCTCTGTGTTAGGTGTGGCCGCCGTAGCTTCCACCTCCAGAAGAGCCGTTGCTCCGCCTGTGCTTTCCCTGCTGCCCGCAAGAGgaaatgtatgtttttttttgcttacctAGTCGTTTCTTCATATTGGAATCTGTATGTTTCTGGGTACATGAATGGAAGtaattttgccttttcttttgctttcaagttagtgttttttctcctttgtttATATCTGTACTGGCATATGCATAGGTTTATCACTGATTTGTTTATATCCTTTGTATGGGTGGTGGTCAAGCAAGTTTCCATTTCTGCCCACGCTCAAAGATTCAAGCTCCtttacctgtttttttttttatctgtatcAGCAATTCATTCATGTATGGTTTATGTTCATGAATTAGTGgtttatgaatatatataaataattttgagcCGCTCCTggttaacttttaaatttgaaacttCTGCTTGAACCTGTACAGTTTGATCTGTAAACAAGTTGGTTGAttgtttgttcttttattgTGGTTTTAGACAACTGGAGTGAGAAGGCAATCAGGAGGAAGACAACTGGAACTGGAAGGATGAGGTATCTCCGCAATGTTCCTCGCAGGTTCAAGAGTGGTTTCAGAGAAGGTAATGTAGCTTATTTCCTGCTCTTTATCACCGTCATTTCATGAACtgctttctttttagtttaattaatgctATATTTGGGTTTGCACGATTCCTTTCTGTTATTTCTGACTTTGTTGGCTTGCTTTTGATCAGGCACTCAAGCAGAACCAAGGAAGAAGGGCACAGCGGCATCTGCTTAAGCCGTGAGTCATTTTTGAGCGTGTTATCTGGGTACCCTATTGTAGATTTACTTGCAACTTATGCATTGGGGAGTTTTGTTAGAACGTCGTTCAATGGGTGCTATTCACCTTTTTTATGCTATTTAGATAATTTAACATTTCCTAATTATGTAGTTGGTTTGATTCTGAAAGAGGATGTTGCGACTGTTATTCGATTTGCTCTATGTTTTTGAggaagtttttgaaaatttctggCCTGGTAACTGCTATTGACTACTGACTGAGACCCCATGGTGCTGTGAAATCAGAAAATCCATAGCAAGATATAGTTGTACCTTacaattagttttaaaatttattgcaaTCTGTTGGTCCGAGCAAGTATATCCCCTGGCCAAAGATTGGATGATGTTGAGTAAACTTCATCTTCAGTAATGTATTCAAATATATAAACGCAATGTGATGAATATGTAATGGGATGAGATGAtttattacttttcttttatttggctGCAAATCTATTAGTAATGTACTGAAGGAGGTTTTGCAGAAGTTTCTTTGTAGTATctgtaatttttctaaaaaaatatccgtctttttatttataaattaatacttcATTGAATATTCTTTTCTATGTATTTTATGAGAATAACAGTTTAAATcttatgttgaaaaaaattgcaattaagtCCTTGTCTAATTGTCCTTTAATCATGTAATGGTTCATTGCATGACTTTTGTTATATGATGCTTGTAATGTTATGAGTCCCTATTATCTCAATCTTTCATTATATTGTaagattttagaaattgaaCAACCAATCATAAGAATCTATTATATCAAACCAATCATGGAGTTATAGCTGCAATCTGTCATTATACAAGGAGGCGTTTCACTGGATCAAGAGCAGAGAGATCTataaagaagggaaagaaaacgGGTAGGCATGAATCATTGTGTACATTACTATTTTCATGATTTAGATACAATATCCTCAAAATTGCCAAGACAAGAGTCTAACTAAGCACCACAACTGTTGATCAATTCGACCATCTTTTGATACTATCGATCACCAAGTGGGACAATGTTTCAGTTGCAAAAATTGAAAACAGAAACTTGTTCTCAAAGAATATGATACATACctgaagaaaacaagaaagactCGTGTACTTGGCCTTGGCATGCGATTAACTTAACTAATTGGGTTTAAACTCGCCAAATTTATGCTTCTCTACACGCAACTGCCTGAAAACAGAATCCAGTTCTGGAAATGCAGTCAAAAGCAGCAGCTCAAGGAGATCAAAAGCCAGTTGCTTCGTACAAACTGATGACTGCGcagggaaaaggaaaaacattgaAGCTCAGTAACATCATCTGTACACAAATGATAGGTGCGCCAAGAAATATTCAACAGGGCATGGAGAACAACAAATGTGCAAGGCATACACCAGaaatgctttttttctttcagggTCACAAATTAACAGCCAGAATGATAGGTGTTGATCTGTTCACTGGTGCCACACTTACCCAGATCGTTGATGCACTAAAAGCTTTCATTCTTCAGTTCACTAAACCGAGTTGCCTCAATGGCTTGCCTCCCTCATTGACCACTATTTATTTGACAAGCCTTGTTAAATGTTCTGACAAACAACATCCCccttctctctatctctctctacatatccaaaaaaaaaatggatgctGACAAACAACATCCAGCGACAATACAGCAAGATGAAGTCCCCCATCCCCCTTCTCCCATCCCCCTTCTCTCCATCTCTCTCTATCAATTTCCATTTGAGAGGGTTAAATGCATGTGACACAAAATAATCTATAATCAGCTGCAATTTTTATGCTTTACATGTCAAAGTTTGgattttaatctcaagaaagataaaatacCTGAAGAAAGAAGTAGAGATCTTTTGCACGTTGTTCATACTCCTTTCGACCAACAAGGCCCACAACAGCAGCTGGTGCGTTGTCTGCATTCCCAAACAGGGTTTATTGAGGCATGGAAGATTCGCCAcaggaatttaaaaataatagttcaGTAATGCAGAAATAAAGAATGAATGCATAGGAAAAATGACATTACCAATCATCAGCTCATATACAAATTTAGCTCGTCGAACTGCATCCTGTTGTTGCTGCTCATCATTCAATCTAGGTGAAGAGACTTCCATGGGTTGCTGGCCATGAGGGGAAATCAATTTAGGAGAAGACACTTCCGTGGGTTGCTGGGGTGGTGGCCGTCTCTTTGGATGTTTGGTGATGAATATTCCATCAGGCCAAAGTATCTATTTAATAACAAGGAAGCTAACATCAGGATAATACACAAGCATCTCAATCTTTCTTTCTAAAGCCTCCTACACAATCAAGGACAATCTAAAGGACAAGTTAATCTACTTCAGCATATTCTCAGATTAGTGTAGTTCATTCCAGCTGCTGAAAAACAGGgagaacagaaaagaaaaagtttCCCCCACTTAACTCCTAATATCTCTCCCTCTATCCCTACCTACCTCACTCGCCCTA
It encodes the following:
- the LOC7483529 gene encoding 60S ribosomal protein L37-3, whose translation is MGKGTGSFGKRRNKTHTLCVRCGRRSFHLQKSRCSACAFPAARKRKYNWSEKAIRRKTTGTGRMRYLRNVPRRFKSGFREGTQAEPRKKGTAASA